In the Wyeomyia smithii strain HCP4-BCI-WySm-NY-G18 chromosome 2, ASM2978416v1, whole genome shotgun sequence genome, one interval contains:
- the LOC129724991 gene encoding sodium channel protein Nach isoform X1 — translation MLVASSQRRNVKRFSSGRASLIRVKNFSRFGSMKLLHTCAKESSVHGLPHLVAKDRHWLERLLWAVILVCSVYGSYAICLITWTRYQQNPTVLTLQTDWRQWIYRPPAITFCPMYFDVQRSKDMIQRLWNISEQHEKFPFYYRFLETVANATTDNLATFEPFAADDSLANVDMLEVAWNVRHLNFTSSIFRPVITENGICLSSSNLSYLQSVSNTIKYNNRKLPQSCYSFDLCKSTVIVSKYNMVDVHVFVNTEDEIASATDAIRTVMQPTKLAEIIIFVEQIVASPNLKHLSPARRKCVYRHESSSIFKIHTPNLCKIDCRIQNALKMCGCIPFFYSIPNISKCNVEGMLCLYNHKQEWYHSACHCMEQCESTKFTMKSAKVTAFPQASRHISVEMVFPKRRIKRSVLFSLSDLVVSFGGAAALFLGCSFLSAVEFIYFFLEYAGMALGGAIGKLMNREN, via the exons ATGCTAGTAGCTAGCAGCCAGCGGCGAAACGTGAAACGGTTCTCTTCTGGTCGCGCTTCACTAATCAGAGTGAAGAACTTTTCGCGCTTCGGAAGTATGAAATTGCTCCATACTTGCGCGAAAGAATCGTCGGTGCACGGTTTGCCGCATCTGGTTGCGAAAGACCGCCATTGGCTAGAGAGACTTCTGTGGGCGGTGATACTCGTTTGTTCGGTTTACGGGTCCTATGCAATTTGTTTGATCACCTGGACCAGGTACCAGCAGAACCCGACCGTGCTGACACTGCAAACCGATTGGCGCCAATGGATCTACCGACCGCCGGCCATTACCTTTTGTCCAATGTATTTCGATGTGCAACGTTCGAAGGATATGATTCAGAG ATTGTGGAACATTTCCGAGCAACATGAAAAGTTTCCCTTTTACTATCGGTTTTTGGAGACGGTTGCTAATGCAACTACAGACAATTTAGCTACGTTCGAACCATTCGCGGCGGATGATAGTTTGGCGAATGTCGACATGCTGGAAGTTGCCTGGAACGTGCGACACTTGAATTTTACATCATCCATCTTTCGTCCTGTTATAACGGAAAATGGAATCTGCCTAAGCTCGTCCAATTTGTCCTACTTGCAGTCTGTAAG CAATACTATAAAGTACAACAACAGAAAATTGCCCCAGAGTTGCTATTCATTCGACCTATGTAAATCTACGGTAATCGTCAGCAAATACAACATGGTCGATGTACATGTG TTCGTAAATACGGAAGACGAAATTGCGTCTGCCACGGATGCAATCCGCACCGTGATGCAACCTACCAAACTAGCGGAAATAATCATCTTTGTTGAGCAAATTGTGGCCTCTCCGAATCTGAAACACTTATCTCCCGCTCGCCGTAAATGCGTATATCGACATGAATCATCGTCCATCTTTAAG ATTCATACGCCAAATTTATGCAAGATTGACTGTCGCATCCAAAACGCATTGAAAATGTGTGGCTGTATTCCGTTTTTCTACAGCATCC CCAATATCTCGAAATGTAACGTGGAAGGAATGTTATGTTTATACAATCATAAACAGGAATGGTATCACAGTGCTTGTCACTGCATGGAACAGTGCGAGTCGACGAAATTTACAATGAAATCAGCTAAAGTAACG GCTTTTCCCCAGGCTAGTCGACACATATCGGTTGAGATGGTATTTCCCAAGCGGCGCATCAAAAGAAGTGTCCTGTTCAGTTTAAGTGACCTCGTGG TATCTTTCGGTGGCGCCGCTGCTCTCTTTCTCGGATGCAGTTTTCTTAGCGCGGTCGAGTTCATCTATTTCTTTCTGGAGTATGCAGGCATGGCCCTTGGTGGTGCCATTGGGAAGTTGATGAATCGCGAAAATTGA
- the LOC129724991 gene encoding sodium channel protein Nach isoform X2, producing the protein MLVASSQRRNVKRFSSGRASLIRVKNFSRFGSMKLLHTCAKESSVHGLPHLVAKDRHWLERLLWAVILVCSVYGSYAICLITWTRYQQNPTVLTLQTDWRQWIYRPPAITFCPMYFDVQRSKDMIQRLWNISEQHEKFPFYYRFLETVANATTDNLATFEPFAADDSLANVDMLEVAWNVRHLNFTSSIFRPVITENGICLSSSNLSYLQSVSNTIKYNNRKLPQSCYSFDLCKSTFVNTEDEIASATDAIRTVMQPTKLAEIIIFVEQIVASPNLKHLSPARRKCVYRHESSSIFKIHTPNLCKIDCRIQNALKMCGCIPFFYSIPNISKCNVEGMLCLYNHKQEWYHSACHCMEQCESTKFTMKSAKVTAFPQASRHISVEMVFPKRRIKRSVLFSLSDLVVSFGGAAALFLGCSFLSAVEFIYFFLEYAGMALGGAIGKLMNREN; encoded by the exons ATGCTAGTAGCTAGCAGCCAGCGGCGAAACGTGAAACGGTTCTCTTCTGGTCGCGCTTCACTAATCAGAGTGAAGAACTTTTCGCGCTTCGGAAGTATGAAATTGCTCCATACTTGCGCGAAAGAATCGTCGGTGCACGGTTTGCCGCATCTGGTTGCGAAAGACCGCCATTGGCTAGAGAGACTTCTGTGGGCGGTGATACTCGTTTGTTCGGTTTACGGGTCCTATGCAATTTGTTTGATCACCTGGACCAGGTACCAGCAGAACCCGACCGTGCTGACACTGCAAACCGATTGGCGCCAATGGATCTACCGACCGCCGGCCATTACCTTTTGTCCAATGTATTTCGATGTGCAACGTTCGAAGGATATGATTCAGAG ATTGTGGAACATTTCCGAGCAACATGAAAAGTTTCCCTTTTACTATCGGTTTTTGGAGACGGTTGCTAATGCAACTACAGACAATTTAGCTACGTTCGAACCATTCGCGGCGGATGATAGTTTGGCGAATGTCGACATGCTGGAAGTTGCCTGGAACGTGCGACACTTGAATTTTACATCATCCATCTTTCGTCCTGTTATAACGGAAAATGGAATCTGCCTAAGCTCGTCCAATTTGTCCTACTTGCAGTCTGTAAG CAATACTATAAAGTACAACAACAGAAAATTGCCCCAGAGTTGCTATTCATTCGACCTATGTAAATCTACG TTCGTAAATACGGAAGACGAAATTGCGTCTGCCACGGATGCAATCCGCACCGTGATGCAACCTACCAAACTAGCGGAAATAATCATCTTTGTTGAGCAAATTGTGGCCTCTCCGAATCTGAAACACTTATCTCCCGCTCGCCGTAAATGCGTATATCGACATGAATCATCGTCCATCTTTAAG ATTCATACGCCAAATTTATGCAAGATTGACTGTCGCATCCAAAACGCATTGAAAATGTGTGGCTGTATTCCGTTTTTCTACAGCATCC CCAATATCTCGAAATGTAACGTGGAAGGAATGTTATGTTTATACAATCATAAACAGGAATGGTATCACAGTGCTTGTCACTGCATGGAACAGTGCGAGTCGACGAAATTTACAATGAAATCAGCTAAAGTAACG GCTTTTCCCCAGGCTAGTCGACACATATCGGTTGAGATGGTATTTCCCAAGCGGCGCATCAAAAGAAGTGTCCTGTTCAGTTTAAGTGACCTCGTGG TATCTTTCGGTGGCGCCGCTGCTCTCTTTCTCGGATGCAGTTTTCTTAGCGCGGTCGAGTTCATCTATTTCTTTCTGGAGTATGCAGGCATGGCCCTTGGTGGTGCCATTGGGAAGTTGATGAATCGCGAAAATTGA
- the LOC129724992 gene encoding FMRF-amide neuropeptides has translation MIILMERNFKIDSMKMYLFLAILVYKCSSYFSCAEYDMTDRNQVEADPSIPFGYEPDAAGDYPAEGSNGLVFEFRRSIKSDNTEIEARRRSALDKNFMRFGRTDPNLQRTARTSKQVNRMRFGRADRGFLRFGRLPSDVPYSLVHYEDLNRQLNKDSPEDVSQEDVPSKRTPNSSEEAGPSESSELVKPKQLVYYRRDSPKNLMRFGKRDQGGKFARFDRANLMRFGRAGTGGAPRGNLLRFGRANGNLMRFGRAKGNLMRFGRSDPHFLRLVKMDNNFMRFGRSGNTMANVNSNETVTENDNEQVSEYSRTTSDKSPSNSDEDYEIHVREEDILAPMYVVTN, from the coding sequence ATTCGATGAAAATGTACCTTTTTCTGGCCATTCTCGTGTACAAATGCAGCAGCTATTTTTCCTGCGCTGAATATGATATGACGGATAGAAATCAGGTGGAAGCTGACCCGAGCATTCCGTTCGGTTACGAACCGGACGCGGCTGGTGATTATCCCGCCGAAGGCAGCAACGGTTTGGTGTTTGAGTTCAGAAGAAGCATCAAAAGTGACAACACGGAAATCGAAGCAAGACGACGGAGCGCCTTGGATAAAAATTTCATGCGTTTTGGCCGCACAGATCCAAACTTGCAGCGAACTGCACGTACCAGCAAGCAGGTAAACCGGATGCGCTTTGGCCGTGCGGATCGTGGCTTTCTCCGTTTCGGCCGACTGCCAAGTGATGTGCCGTACTCGCTTGTGCATTACGAAGATTTGAACCGACAGCTGAACAAAGACAGTCCCGAGGATGTCAGCCAGGAAGACGTACCCTCAAAGCGGACACCAAATTCGTCCGAGGAAGCTGGACCTAGTGAATCCAGTGAACTAGTGAAACCTAAGCAGCTTGTATATTATCGGCGTGATTCGCCGAAAAATCTCATGAGGTTTGGAAAACGGGATCAGGGTGGAAAATTCGCACGATTCGACCGAGCGAATTTGATGCGCTTTGGCCGTGCCGGAACCGGTGGTGCGCCACGTGGAAATCTTCTTCGATTTGGTCGTGCAAACGGAAATCTAATGAGATTCGGGCGTGCAAAGGGCAATCTCATGCGTTTTGGCCGTTCCGATCCGCACTTTCTGCGTCTCGTGAAGATGGACAACAATTTTATGCGATTCGGTCGATCTGGAAATACGATGGCCAATGTGAATAGTAACGAAACCGTCACGGAAAATGATAATGAGCAAGTGTCGGAATACAGCCGGACAACTTCGGACAAATCGCCTTCCAACTCAGACGAAGACTATGAAATCCACGTACGTGAAGAAGACATCCTTGCACCGATGTACGTTGTTACCAACTAG